CCTGATCACGTGCGCCGACAACACCGGCGCGCGTGAGCTGAAGGTCATCTCCGTGTCCGGCTACTCGGGGACGAAGAACCGACACCCCAAGGCGGGCGTCGCCGACAAGGTCACCGTCTCGGTGACCAAGGGCACGCCCGAGATGCGGCGCCAGGTGCTGGAGGCCGTCGTGGTCCGCCAGCGCAAGCCCATCCGTCGTCCCGACGGCACCCGCGTGAAGTTCGCGGACAACGCCGCCGTCGTGATCGACGACATGGAGGAGCCGCGTGGGACCGAGATCAAGGGTCCCATCGCGCGCGAGGTCGCCGAACGCTTCGGGAGTATCGCATCCACTGCGACGCAGATCGTATGACTGAGCAACCACGCAAACAGCGCACTCGGACCCGGAACGCGCCGCTCCACGAGCGGCAGAAGTTCGTCCGCGCGACCCTGTCGGCCGACCTCCGCGAGGAGTACGGCCAGCGGAACGTCCGCGTCAACGCGGGCGACACCGTCGAGGTCATGCGCGGCGACTTCGCGGGCGAGGAGGGCGAGGTCATCGACGTCGACCTCCGCCGCT
The DNA window shown above is from Halobaculum marinum and carries:
- a CDS encoding 50S ribosomal protein L14, with the protein product MEALKADVTQGLEKGSLITCADNTGARELKVISVSGYSGTKNRHPKAGVADKVTVSVTKGTPEMRRQVLEAVVVRQRKPIRRPDGTRVKFADNAAVVIDDMEEPRGTEIKGPIAREVAERFGSIASTATQIV
- the rplX gene encoding 50S ribosomal protein L24, with the protein product MTEQPRKQRTRTRNAPLHERQKFVRATLSADLREEYGQRNVRVNAGDTVEVMRGDFAGEEGEVIDVDLRRSTIHVEDVVVEKADGEETPRPLDASNVRVVDLDLEDDVREARLESDEEAA